In Haliaeetus albicilla chromosome 20, bHalAlb1.1, whole genome shotgun sequence, a genomic segment contains:
- the N4BP2L1 gene encoding NEDD4-binding protein 2-like 1 — translation MDERLLRALGGLSLQPPRGRFGGRVVLLLRGLPGAGKSTLARQLKRDYPSAVVLSTDDFFIENGVYMFEPDFLEDAHKWNQKRARKAMKNGKSPIIIDNTNIHAWEMKPYVLMARENGYEVIFQEPDTPWKFNVQELTRRNIHHVPRQKIQRMKEQYEHNVTFHSVLRAEKPSRDERSSSGPNAAHGMGAHSNPPPAFSNRRLHVARTNNIPFN, via the exons ATGGATGAGCGGCTGCTGCGGGCCCTGGGGGGGCTCAGCCTGCAGCCCCCGCGGGGCCGCTTCGGCGGGAgggtggtgctgctgctgcgggggCTGCCGGGCGCCGGGAAGAGCACCCTGGCCAG acaactgAAACGTGACTATCCCAGTGCTGTAGTTCTTAGTACTGATGACTTCTTTATCGAAAATGGCGTATACATGTTTGAGCCTGACTTCCTAGAGGATGCGCACAAATGGAACCAAAAGAGAG CACGCAAGGCAATGAAGAATGGGAAAAGCCCCATCATTATTGATAATACCAACATCCATGCTTGGGAGATGAAGCCGTATGTGCTGATG GCACGTGAAAATGGATATGAAGTTATATTCCAAGAACCAGATACACCCTGGAAGTTCAATGTTCAAGAACTGACAAG AAGGAATATTCATCATGTCCCTCGACAAAAGATACAACGGATGAAAGAACAATATGAGCACAATGTTACCTTCCACAGTGTTCTTCGGGCTGAAAAACCAAGCAGAGATGAGAGAAGCTCCAGTGGACCAAATGCAGCTCATGGCATGGGTGCCCATTCCAacccccctccagccttctcgaACAGAAGACTTCACGTAGCACGTACAAACAACATACCATTTAACTGA